From a region of the Methanolobus tindarius DSM 2278 genome:
- a CDS encoding V4R domain-containing protein → MVRDLYMFSRVNEKADVVWFKIAYENTLHSEADITSFFAEKELDIRFAYLDSSEDPTKGKYVMFTEAEKGRDIDSIAQELENMDVVLSVKWGYSKNRAIQSVDFPLQLLSKRAVIIRAKTFVDIINIMNEQVPQSEGLLTMIGIRNGSGAARYMQEMTEMNDDNFLDLLGELFMAAGWGKIDHEINISELTGTVRMTDSFLADEFGDSDVPSCIYISSFLAGYISECLKKTVQVRESRCKSMGDEICEHVISPAPAGVKIEHVLRGESH, encoded by the coding sequence ATGGTAAGAGATCTTTACATGTTCTCGAGAGTGAATGAGAAAGCGGACGTAGTCTGGTTCAAAATTGCCTATGAGAACACATTGCATTCTGAAGCGGATATAACTTCTTTTTTTGCTGAGAAAGAACTTGATATTAGATTTGCCTACCTTGATAGTTCGGAAGACCCAACAAAGGGCAAGTATGTTATGTTCACTGAGGCTGAAAAAGGAAGAGATATAGACAGTATTGCACAAGAACTTGAAAATATGGATGTAGTGCTCTCGGTCAAATGGGGCTATTCAAAGAACAGAGCCATCCAGTCAGTGGATTTTCCCCTGCAGTTGCTGAGTAAAAGAGCAGTCATTATCAGGGCAAAAACTTTTGTTGACATTATCAACATCATGAATGAACAGGTACCCCAATCTGAGGGACTGCTTACCATGATAGGAATTCGAAACGGTTCCGGAGCTGCCAGATACATGCAGGAGATGACAGAGATGAATGATGACAACTTCCTTGACCTTCTGGGAGAATTATTCATGGCTGCAGGCTGGGGAAAAATTGACCATGAAATCAATATTTCCGAACTTACCGGAACTGTGAGGATGACAGATTCTTTCCTTGCAGATGAATTCGGGGACAGTGATGTCCCTTCATGCATATATATCAGTTCATTCCTTGCGGGATACATATCAGAATGCCTGAAAAAAACAGTACAGGTCAGGGAATCCAGATGCAAGAGCATGGGCGATGAAATCTGCGAGCATGTAATATCTCCTGCTCCGGCGGGTGTTAAAATAGAGCACGTACTTAGGGGAGAGTCACATTGA
- a CDS encoding mechanosensitive ion channel family protein: MNNSSAVDTVSSYMPVLSDPVLQVVTVIVILFFTIVIAKGITIYLQRSLKDKMDKEHLNILIKSIYYGAIVLSIVGVIFPLLNIDTSGLLVAGGVVGIVIGFASQSIVGNFISGVFLMIERPIKIGDQVNIDNKLGYVEDIKIISTIIRTYDGLYIRLPNETVFTTSITNYVANLTRRFEYIVGIRYSDDADEAIKIIKDIIEMEPFALVNPGPSVFVDTLGDNAVNIIVRIWAPATHWYDMKMKLLWVIKKTLEDNGIEIAFPQRTVWFASELETRKMNSSCVQKNTYNDSGMEIDEA, encoded by the coding sequence ATGAATAATAGCAGCGCTGTAGATACTGTATCTTCATATATGCCGGTACTTTCAGATCCAGTGCTGCAGGTAGTAACTGTAATAGTTATTCTATTCTTTACCATAGTCATAGCAAAGGGTATAACAATATACCTGCAGAGGTCACTTAAAGACAAGATGGACAAGGAACATCTTAATATTCTTATCAAATCCATCTATTACGGAGCCATAGTCCTTTCCATTGTAGGGGTAATTTTCCCACTACTGAATATTGATACATCAGGTCTTCTTGTTGCAGGAGGAGTAGTTGGTATCGTTATTGGTTTTGCCAGCCAGAGTATCGTTGGGAATTTTATTTCCGGTGTCTTCCTTATGATAGAAAGACCTATCAAAATAGGTGACCAGGTAAATATAGACAACAAGCTGGGTTATGTTGAAGACATAAAAATAATCTCTACTATAATACGTACCTATGACGGGCTTTATATTCGCCTTCCAAATGAAACGGTTTTCACCACCAGCATAACAAACTATGTTGCAAACCTTACAAGGAGATTTGAATACATAGTTGGAATCAGGTATAGTGATGATGCCGATGAAGCCATAAAAATCATCAAGGATATTATTGAAATGGAACCATTCGCATTGGTAAATCCCGGGCCAAGTGTCTTTGTTGACACACTTGGAGACAATGCAGTCAACATAATTGTCAGGATATGGGCACCTGCAACTCACTGGTATGATATGAAAATGAAACTTCTCTGGGTTATCAAGAAGACACTTGAGGATAATGGCATAGAAATCGCATTCCCACAGAGAACTGTATGGTTTGCCAGTGAACTGGAGACCAGAAAGATGAATAGCAGCTGTGTTCAAAAAAACACATATAATGACTCAGGAATGGAGATTGATGAAGCATGA
- a CDS encoding glycosyltransferase family 4 protein, producing MENKLRIAMFSWESLNSITVGGLAPHVTELSEALALQGHDIHIFTRNKDMLPYEVIKGVHYHRVYHALDGGIVQQMDSMCDSMYSAFTEATGKFGKFDLTHVHDWHPVNLVCRLKEESGIPFIMTYHSTEWGRNGNKHGNWWEAMEISHREWRGGYESAKVIATSTKLKEEIQYLYQIPDYKIAIIPNGIQGEKIKMDVDPGKLKEEYGIHPYAPVVLFVGRMNCQKGPDLFVQTIPAVLANRWDAKFVIIGEGEMRPECERLAHELNVMDSCRFLGYVDESVKKKWMNACNLVCVPSRNEPFGIILLEAWDAGKNIVATDAISLIDNFRDGVIVYQNPESIAWGINHVFNNYADDELGKEGQKLIGTRYNWDNIAESTVDVYNEQL from the coding sequence ATGGAAAATAAATTAAGAATAGCCATGTTCTCATGGGAAAGCCTGAATTCCATAACTGTCGGAGGGCTGGCTCCCCATGTTACCGAGCTTTCAGAAGCCCTGGCACTTCAAGGACATGACATTCACATTTTTACACGCAACAAGGACATGCTGCCTTACGAAGTGATAAAGGGAGTGCATTACCACAGGGTGTACCACGCCCTTGATGGTGGTATTGTCCAGCAGATGGACAGTATGTGTGATTCAATGTACAGTGCTTTTACCGAAGCCACCGGAAAATTTGGAAAATTTGATCTCACACATGTACATGACTGGCATCCCGTAAACCTTGTATGCAGACTGAAAGAGGAATCAGGAATTCCGTTTATTATGACATACCATAGTACCGAATGGGGCAGGAACGGTAACAAACATGGCAATTGGTGGGAAGCCATGGAAATCAGCCACCGGGAATGGAGAGGCGGCTATGAATCTGCAAAAGTGATAGCTACGTCTACAAAGCTAAAAGAAGAAATCCAGTACCTTTACCAGATTCCGGACTATAAAATTGCCATAATACCCAATGGGATACAGGGTGAGAAAATAAAGATGGATGTAGACCCTGGAAAACTAAAGGAAGAATATGGAATACATCCGTACGCACCTGTTGTCCTTTTTGTTGGAAGGATGAATTGCCAGAAAGGTCCGGATCTTTTCGTTCAGACTATCCCTGCGGTGCTGGCAAACAGATGGGACGCGAAATTTGTTATAATTGGTGAAGGTGAAATGCGACCGGAATGCGAAAGACTTGCGCATGAATTGAACGTTATGGACAGTTGCCGGTTCCTTGGTTATGTTGATGAATCCGTGAAGAAAAAGTGGATGAACGCCTGTAACCTGGTATGCGTACCAAGCCGCAATGAGCCTTTTGGAATAATCCTTCTTGAGGCATGGGATGCGGGAAAAAATATAGTTGCAACTGATGCTATATCCCTTATTGATAATTTCAGGGACGGAGTTATAGTTTACCAGAATCCGGAATCAATTGCATGGGGAATAAATCACGTATTCAATAATTATGCAGACGATGAACTTGGAAAAGAAGGGCAGAAACTCATCGGAACAAGGTACAACTGGGATAACATAGCAGAATCTACAGTAGATGTGTACAATGAACAATTGTAA
- the corA gene encoding magnesium/cobalt transporter CorA: MKKLFYKTSKKAGLAPGSLIHIGEERTEKPRISIIDYDKENYQERVVGNVEECFPFKDHPTVTWINIDGIHQVDIIEKLGQHFGLHPLVMEDIVHTTQRPKMEDYDSYIYIVLKMLWIGDGEETDVKEEQVSIILGENFVLSFQELEGDTFNFVRERIRNSKGRIRQMGSDYLAYALLDSIVDNYFIIIEKFGEIIEDLEEELVDNPEPETLQNIHNLKKEMIYLRKSVWPLREVINGLDRSESDLIKDSTFVFLKDVYDHTIQVADAIETYRDILSGILDVYLSSVSNKMNEVMKTLTIIATIFIPLTFLAGMYGMNFSYMPELGWKWGYPAVWVINILIFISMYAYFRRKNWL, encoded by the coding sequence ATGAAGAAATTGTTTTACAAGACTTCAAAAAAGGCGGGACTTGCACCGGGTTCTTTGATACATATCGGAGAGGAAAGAACCGAGAAGCCCAGAATAAGCATCATCGACTATGATAAAGAGAACTACCAGGAGCGTGTAGTTGGAAATGTCGAAGAATGTTTCCCATTTAAAGATCATCCTACTGTTACGTGGATAAATATAGACGGAATCCATCAGGTTGACATAATTGAAAAACTGGGACAACATTTCGGACTCCACCCTCTTGTAATGGAAGATATTGTACACACAACTCAGCGTCCGAAAATGGAGGATTACGATTCCTACATTTATATTGTCCTGAAAATGCTCTGGATTGGAGATGGTGAAGAAACTGATGTTAAAGAAGAGCAGGTAAGTATAATTCTGGGAGAGAATTTCGTCCTGTCGTTCCAGGAACTTGAAGGAGATACTTTTAACTTTGTCAGGGAGAGAATACGAAATTCAAAAGGCAGAATAAGGCAGATGGGATCCGATTATCTTGCGTATGCACTGCTTGACTCCATTGTTGACAATTACTTTATTATCATTGAAAAATTCGGGGAGATTATTGAGGATCTGGAGGAAGAACTGGTTGATAATCCTGAACCGGAAACCCTTCAGAATATACACAACCTGAAAAAGGAAATGATATACCTGCGCAAATCAGTCTGGCCCCTCAGGGAAGTTATCAACGGACTGGACCGATCAGAATCAGATCTCATAAAAGATTCGACATTCGTATTCCTCAAGGATGTTTATGACCACACAATACAGGTTGCAGACGCCATTGAAACATACAGGGACATACTTTCAGGAATTCTGGATGTTTATTTATCCAGCGTCAGCAACAAAATGAACGAGGTAATGAAAACACTCACCATCATTGCAACCATATTTATCCCTCTTACATTCCTTGCCGGAATGTACGGAATGAATTTCAGCTACATGCCTGAACTGGGATGGAAATGGGGATATCCGGCTGTGTGGGTTATCAATATATTAATATTCATTTCCATGTATGCATATTTCCGCAGGAAGAACTGGCTTTGA
- a CDS encoding glycoside hydrolase family 57 protein, translated as MNSICPFFEVHQPYRLRWFWPDHKQGFERYFDETVNKEIFHKVAGKCYIPANRTLLELVDNTDGYFRASMSVTGTLLEQCMEWGEDVLDTFRDLADTGCIDFLDETCYHSLASLFESKDEFMDEVKEHRDLISDLLGVTPRVFRNTEMLYNNSVAHFAEKLGYDAILTEGIETILHGRSPDHVYRAKHSDIAILMRNYKLSDDIGYRFSSQWWEEYPLTASKWADWASRNHGETLNIFMDYETFGEHQWEDTGIFEFLRALPGEVRDRGMRFLTPSETIDAYKPVGEIDVGDFSTVSWADIERDTSAWLGNDMQRRCFEEMKLLEPYVRKTNDPELLRIWKHMLTSDHYYYMSTKWLGDGDVHSYFSIHNSPYDAAVNFMAALNDFKSLVFKTLNSPA; from the coding sequence ATGAACTCCATATGCCCTTTCTTTGAAGTTCACCAGCCATACAGGCTGAGGTGGTTCTGGCCTGATCACAAGCAGGGATTTGAGCGATATTTTGATGAGACTGTCAACAAAGAAATTTTTCACAAGGTCGCAGGAAAATGTTATATTCCTGCAAACAGGACACTGCTGGAACTTGTTGACAACACTGACGGATATTTCAGGGCAAGTATGTCAGTCACCGGAACCCTTCTGGAACAATGCATGGAATGGGGAGAAGACGTACTTGATACATTCAGGGATCTTGCTGATACAGGCTGCATTGATTTTCTTGACGAGACATGTTACCATTCCCTTGCATCACTTTTTGAATCCAAGGATGAATTCATGGATGAGGTTAAAGAGCACCGTGACCTCATATCAGATCTTCTTGGAGTGACACCACGGGTATTCAGGAATACCGAGATGCTTTATAACAACAGTGTTGCACACTTTGCTGAAAAACTCGGATACGATGCCATTCTGACAGAAGGTATTGAAACCATACTCCACGGAAGGTCACCTGACCATGTCTACAGGGCAAAGCATTCAGATATTGCAATTCTCATGCGTAACTATAAACTCAGTGACGATATTGGTTATCGTTTCTCATCACAGTGGTGGGAAGAATATCCTTTAACAGCAAGTAAATGGGCAGACTGGGCTTCCCGGAACCATGGAGAAACACTCAACATTTTCATGGATTACGAAACATTCGGTGAACACCAGTGGGAAGATACCGGAATATTTGAATTCCTCAGGGCACTTCCTGGTGAAGTCAGGGACAGAGGCATGCGATTCCTCACACCTTCAGAAACCATTGACGCGTACAAACCTGTGGGAGAGATAGATGTAGGAGACTTTTCCACGGTATCATGGGCTGATATTGAAAGAGATACCAGTGCCTGGCTTGGTAATGATATGCAACGCCGCTGTTTTGAGGAAATGAAATTACTTGAACCTTATGTCAGGAAAACAAATGACCCGGAACTGCTCAGGATATGGAAACATATGCTTACATCCGACCATTATTACTACATGAGTACAAAATGGCTTGGTGACGGCGATGTGCATTCATATTTCAGTATTCACAACTCGCCATACGATGCGGCGGTGAACTTTATGGCAGCACTTAATGATTTCAAATCCCTGGTATTCAAAACCCTTAACTCACCAGCATAA
- a CDS encoding glycoside hydrolase family 15 protein produces the protein MIRQPNAILGNEKLLVTIGKKGEIFGFYYPGKDFAQHVEESQACIHDGNQLLWSNSREWASEQKYIENTNIVTTEMKNSNGLQMDITDFVHPRLSVLVRKYKITSQRGLHGKFFYYSNLQVGEMKKKNSSFCDYDSGILAQYWKSHYVGISSEPLFKEWQIGKAMDTIWWTNAKYDMEDGELQRNNEDIGNLNCAVGWDLNIEPGKTAEFTVFIGGASRRPTLYRKMRQVQKENFADIYNETQEQWVKWVSKKVFLELPDYLGFDKFKQDLQMAFNRSLLTLSILNDPDRGSFVASPEFDHEFEMSGGYGYCWNRDSAEIVTSLLESGYPEYCSRFFKWCKATQMHDGSWFQRYWLDGNKAPSWGNFSFSTQIDETGSTIFAMDRYYRTLHHPIKEEFLDSVWATVLNAAEYLMRRTADGVHDPCICLWESHSGIFTYTNAAIYAGLLSAANMAMDYNENGLAERWTERAEFIKKTTIERFWLDEGYFARGITNGQLDTAIDASIIGTFVPFGMLSPEIPQEKKMIESIMENIEKYLRVPVSDHFGIKRYVNDNYIEGNPWIVTTLWLSKAMLEMAYIIDPDSGEVENKEHRKYTHGALKYIQWSLKGTTSAGMLPEQVNKYSGRPAWAIPLCWSCALMLDNILLLDKIEKKLNSSKEIDNTGLTHDVFRLS, from the coding sequence TTGATACGACAACCTAACGCAATCCTCGGGAATGAAAAACTGCTGGTCACCATTGGTAAAAAAGGAGAGATATTTGGTTTTTATTATCCGGGAAAAGATTTTGCCCAACATGTGGAAGAGTCACAGGCGTGTATTCATGACGGAAATCAATTACTATGGTCCAATTCCCGGGAATGGGCCTCCGAGCAGAAATACATAGAGAACACCAATATTGTGACCACTGAAATGAAAAATTCAAACGGGCTGCAAATGGATATAACTGATTTTGTTCATCCCCGATTATCGGTTCTTGTCAGGAAATATAAAATCACTTCCCAGAGAGGGTTACATGGCAAATTCTTCTACTACTCTAATCTCCAGGTCGGGGAAATGAAAAAGAAGAACTCTTCATTCTGTGATTATGATTCCGGAATCCTGGCCCAATACTGGAAAAGTCATTATGTAGGAATCAGTTCAGAACCTTTGTTTAAGGAATGGCAGATTGGAAAAGCCATGGACACAATATGGTGGACAAATGCAAAGTATGACATGGAAGATGGAGAACTCCAGAGGAACAACGAAGACATAGGCAACCTTAATTGTGCTGTCGGCTGGGATCTGAATATTGAACCTGGAAAAACTGCTGAGTTTACAGTTTTCATTGGTGGAGCATCAAGAAGACCAACTTTATACAGAAAAATGAGACAGGTGCAAAAAGAGAATTTTGCAGACATCTATAATGAAACCCAGGAACAATGGGTCAAATGGGTTTCAAAAAAAGTATTTCTTGAACTTCCAGATTATCTCGGTTTTGATAAATTCAAGCAGGACCTTCAAATGGCATTTAACCGTTCATTGCTTACATTGAGCATTCTCAATGACCCTGACAGGGGATCTTTTGTAGCGTCCCCGGAATTCGATCATGAATTCGAAATGAGCGGAGGTTATGGTTACTGCTGGAACAGGGACAGTGCGGAAATTGTCACTTCCCTGCTGGAATCAGGGTATCCTGAATACTGCTCTCGCTTTTTCAAATGGTGTAAAGCAACACAGATGCATGATGGCTCATGGTTCCAGCGTTACTGGCTGGACGGAAATAAAGCACCTTCATGGGGAAATTTCAGTTTTTCAACTCAAATAGACGAGACAGGCAGCACCATATTTGCAATGGACAGATACTACCGCACACTCCATCATCCCATAAAAGAAGAGTTTCTGGACAGTGTATGGGCTACCGTGTTAAATGCTGCTGAATACCTTATGAGAAGAACTGCTGACGGAGTTCATGACCCATGCATTTGCCTCTGGGAATCACATTCAGGTATTTTTACCTATACTAATGCTGCAATTTATGCAGGACTTCTTAGCGCTGCCAACATGGCAATGGATTATAATGAAAACGGTCTTGCGGAAAGGTGGACAGAAAGAGCTGAATTCATCAAGAAAACTACAATTGAAAGATTCTGGCTTGATGAAGGTTACTTTGCCAGAGGAATTACCAACGGACAGCTTGATACTGCAATCGATGCAAGTATAATAGGTACTTTTGTTCCTTTCGGAATGCTCTCACCTGAAATTCCGCAGGAGAAGAAAATGATAGAATCCATCATGGAGAACATAGAGAAGTACCTCCGAGTTCCCGTTAGCGATCATTTTGGCATCAAGAGATATGTTAATGACAATTACATTGAAGGAAATCCCTGGATAGTTACAACCCTCTGGCTTTCAAAAGCAATGCTTGAAATGGCATATATTATTGATCCCGACTCAGGAGAAGTCGAGAACAAAGAACACCGGAAATACACTCATGGTGCGCTCAAGTATATCCAATGGTCCCTTAAAGGAACAACAAGTGCCGGAATGCTGCCGGAACAGGTCAACAAGTACTCTGGTCGTCCGGCGTGGGCAATCCCACTTTGCTGGAGCTGCGCACTTATGCTTGATAATATTCTCCTGCTTGATAAAATAGAAAAGAAACTCAATAGCTCAAAAGAGATAGATAATACCGGACTTACACATGATGTTTTCAGATTATCATGA
- a CDS encoding polysaccharide deacetylase family protein codes for MKAVCICFEVHLPLPLRWYWPKEGYGDVHIEKYFDMEKAFHNFTKFASNIETLNEALSKSIDNGGKYTLDVSGVFLEQCKLKPEIIDGFKKLGSKNVSFAASPYYHSISCLFPTLDEFKKQVEMDVKTIRDVFGNEPETFVNTELLFDKKIMKTLKEMGFKCFISEGSHNIMNGYDPMHVYDNEVPTLLRHINLSEDLEIKFSDRAWPGYPLIADKFASWIASMKGEVITLYIKYDAINTHLQNNEGILDFLHELPLCLKKHGVKMLLAEEAVELFKKQELPSLESKMTARYGMHNLLGNHAQHLFMHELVDIGEMLEKLDDDYKREKLTKIYRYLQQSEIFLEMNSEERRLGYERAVNDLSILSDIERAIIITEATEAAQNESAGKKEAAK; via the coding sequence ATGAAAGCAGTATGTATTTGTTTTGAGGTACATCTGCCATTACCTCTTCGCTGGTACTGGCCAAAAGAAGGCTATGGAGATGTACATATCGAAAAATACTTTGATATGGAAAAAGCGTTTCATAACTTCACAAAATTTGCTTCAAATATTGAAACACTGAATGAAGCACTGTCCAAATCCATAGATAACGGGGGCAAATACACCCTTGATGTTTCTGGTGTTTTTCTTGAGCAATGCAAGTTGAAGCCTGAGATAATAGATGGATTCAAAAAACTTGGGAGCAAAAATGTCTCATTTGCAGCTTCACCTTATTATCACTCCATATCATGCCTGTTCCCAACTCTTGACGAATTCAAAAAGCAGGTTGAAATGGATGTGAAAACTATCAGGGATGTTTTTGGGAACGAGCCTGAAACCTTTGTTAATACCGAACTTTTGTTTGATAAAAAGATAATGAAAACACTTAAAGAAATGGGATTTAAGTGTTTTATTTCCGAAGGTTCACACAACATAATGAATGGATATGACCCCATGCATGTCTACGATAATGAAGTTCCTACACTTTTAAGACACATAAACCTCAGTGAGGATCTTGAAATCAAATTCTCAGACAGGGCATGGCCGGGATACCCGTTGATAGCTGATAAATTTGCATCATGGATTGCAAGTATGAAAGGCGAAGTTATTACTCTTTACATTAAATACGATGCAATCAACACTCATCTCCAGAACAATGAAGGAATACTCGATTTCCTGCATGAGCTGCCTCTTTGCCTGAAAAAACATGGCGTGAAAATGTTATTGGCTGAGGAAGCTGTGGAGCTTTTCAAAAAACAGGAGCTTCCATCACTTGAGTCAAAAATGACGGCACGCTATGGAATGCATAACCTGCTTGGAAATCATGCACAGCATCTCTTCATGCATGAACTGGTAGATATAGGCGAGATGCTGGAAAAACTGGATGACGATTACAAACGAGAGAAGCTTACAAAGATTTACAGATACCTGCAGCAAAGCGAGATATTCCTGGAAATGAATTCCGAGGAGAGAAGGCTTGGGTATGAACGTGCAGTGAATGACCTGTCCATACTTTCCGATATCGAGCGGGCAATAATTATAACAGAAGCAACTGAAGCTGCACAGAATGAATCAGCCGGGAAAAAGGAGGCTGCAAAATGA
- a CDS encoding DUF432 domain-containing protein — MFELYHPPFTREVEGTEIIVEKQGDELIYKHILDGNVEKELLLLNNYTDILINPIEPVNLPEKITSSLLIDFKKPAIIRAGDRKKIYLKFPVEIGVFVADKPGNYEVIDILTFTKIKYTLYGSHTNGIICRHWESDVFTEEPETDILYEGFIELDVLNDSSYHIEISKAVFNAYGMKLYYGDKRLGMKASMKIINKLLAETDFSTQPTTSRFKRSMELYTARKLAMTSTKGIMEFGINE; from the coding sequence ATGTTTGAGTTATATCACCCACCATTCACAAGAGAAGTCGAAGGTACTGAGATAATAGTTGAGAAGCAGGGAGATGAGCTTATCTACAAACATATCCTTGATGGAAATGTTGAAAAGGAATTGCTCCTCCTCAATAATTACACAGATATCCTCATAAATCCTATTGAACCAGTAAACCTTCCTGAAAAGATAACATCATCTCTTCTTATTGATTTTAAAAAACCGGCAATTATTCGTGCGGGTGACAGAAAAAAGATCTATCTGAAATTTCCCGTTGAAATCGGGGTTTTTGTAGCTGATAAGCCCGGGAACTATGAAGTCATTGATATCTTAACATTCACAAAAATAAAATACACACTTTACGGAAGTCACACAAACGGAATAATATGCAGGCACTGGGAAAGTGATGTTTTTACAGAGGAACCTGAGACTGACATACTCTATGAAGGATTTATTGAACTTGATGTGCTCAATGATTCAAGTTACCATATCGAAATTTCAAAAGCAGTATTCAATGCCTATGGTATGAAACTCTATTACGGAGACAAAAGACTTGGCATGAAAGCCAGTATGAAAATAATAAACAAACTGCTTGCTGAAACGGATTTCAGCACACAGCCTACAACTTCAAGATTCAAGCGTTCCATGGAACTTTACACTGCACGCAAACTTGCAATGACAAGCACAAAGGGAATTATGGAGTTTGGTATTAATGAATAA